Proteins encoded together in one Camelina sativa cultivar DH55 chromosome 9, Cs, whole genome shotgun sequence window:
- the LOC104712163 gene encoding psbP-like protein 1, chloroplastic translates to MASLKLTPSSSPISIPKVVGGVPCSRKGVSFLVKAEHSSSSSSDLQGKCQRRLVVTFGIVAPWISLLSRAPVSFAAESKKGFLAVSDNKDAYSFIYPFGWQEVVIEGQDKVYKDVIEPLESVSVNLIPTSKQTIKEFGPPKQIAETLVKKVLAPPNQKTNLVDASEHDVDGKTYYQFEFTVQARNYTRHALGVITVFNGKFYTLTTGANERRWEKMKDRLHTVVDSFKITV, encoded by the exons ATGGCTTCTCTGAAGCTtacaccttcttcttctccaatctccATCCCTAAGGTTGTTGGTGGTGTTCCTTGCTCTAGGAAAGGAGTTTCATTTCTTGTAAAAGCTGAGcattcttcgtcttcctcttctgatCTTCAAG gtaaaTGTCAGAGACGTCTGGTTGTAACGTTTGGTATTGTTGCTCCTTGGATCTCATTGCTAAGTAGAGCTCCAGTATCAT TTGCTGCAGAAAGCAAAAAAGGATTCCTTGCTGTCTCTGACAATAAGGATGCTTATTCTTTTATCTATCCATTTGGGTGGCAG GAAGTTGTGATTGAGGGTCAAGACAAGGTATACAAAGATGTTATTGAGCCGTTAGAAAGCGTTAGTGTGAATTTGATCCCAACTAGCAAACAGACTATTAAAGAGTTTGGCCCTCCTAAGCAG ATCGCTGAAACACTGGTAAAGAAAGTTTTGGCCCCTCCAAATCAGAAAACAAACCTTGTTGATGCATCAGAG CATGATGTTGATGGGAAGACTTATTATCAGTTTGAGTTCACTGTTCAGGCTAGAAACTACACCCGCCATGCCCTCGGTGTAATCACTGTGTTTAATG GAAAATTCTACACATTGACGACGGGAGCAAACGAGAGGAGGTGGGAGAAGATGAAAGATAGGCTTCACACTGTGGTAGATTCCTTCAAGATCACTGTTTGA